Proteins encoded together in one Tripterygium wilfordii isolate XIE 37 chromosome 14, ASM1340144v1, whole genome shotgun sequence window:
- the LOC120014295 gene encoding receptor homology region, transmembrane domain- and RING domain-containing protein 1, giving the protein MKQSVLLLYLYCITRSLASAAVVLKPFSLAFPDLPAKFGRRIDDSGVCGSLHLADPLDACSSLRWGVQSNATDQIRFALIVRGGCAFQEKLRNAQDAGFHAAIVYDDREKANLVYMMLNHEITKIYAVFVSKASGEALKNHARGVEGECCIYPSHSEAAWTVLAISFLSVIVIFALLVVVFMAPRHWLYGQHTNCQFKCIDTKLVEAFPCRTFNSDHLSNYHGGETCPICLEDYKDGEILKVLPCQHEFHSSCVDSWLTKWGTFCPVCKLDVRTKTAYSEVKRGIWA; this is encoded by the exons ATGAAGCAGTCCGTATTGTTGCTGTATTTGTATTGTATCACTAGGTCGTTAGCATCCGCCGCCGTGGTTTTGAAGCCCTTCTCTTTAGCCTTCCCAGACCTTCCCGCCAAATTTG GTCGTAGGATCGATGATTCTGGTGTATGTGGGAGTCTGCACTTGGCGGATCCTCTGGACGCGTGTTCTTCACTTCGATGGGGAGTTCAATCCAACGCGACCGATCAAATCAGGTTCGCTTTGATTGTGAGGGGTGGTTGTGCTTTTCAGGAAAAGCTTCGAAACGCTCAGGATGCTGGTTTTCACGCAGCAATCGTTTACGACGATAGAGAGAAGGCGAATCTGGTTTACA TGATGTTGAATCATGAGATCACCAAGATTTATGCAGTGTTTGTTTCAAAGGCTTCTGGTGAAGCTTTAAAGAACCACGCTAGAGGGGTAGAGGGTGAATGCTGCATCTACCCATCACACAGTGAAGCTGCGTGGACTGTGCTGGCAATATCGTTTCTATCTGTTATTGTCATATTTGCTTTACTGGTGGTAGTCTTTATGGCCCCTAGACACTGGCTATATGGGCAACACACAAATTGTCAGTTCAAATGCATAGATACGAAACTAGTGGAGGCCTTTCCATGTAGAACATTCAACTCTGATCATCTGAGTAACTACCATGGTGGAGAAACCTGTCCCATTTGCCTCGAGGATTATAAAGATGGGGAAATTCTTAAAGTTCTCCCCTGTCAACACG AATTTCATTCAAGTTGTGTGGACTCATGGCTGACTAAGTGGGGGACATTCTGCCCAGTTTGCAAGCTTGATGTCAGGACCAAAACTGCATATTCGGAG
- the LOC120015365 gene encoding uncharacterized protein LOC120015365 isoform X1, producing MDNVSELDLPEAFLDFLEANGLDPSIYVAGDCIPRYVRLKPGRAAYVEEIEAEIKCKLEKVGWLPGFYSLPPDIQIANTKAYKEGKVAVILQLFAGVSKTCCSVFPPSGAAVAALDISTGDHVLDLCAAPGAKLCMILDLLGDSGSVTGVDVARHRLAACRTMLQKYALGDKCRLFIADGTTFSLLPPRNHSYSKSYESAWEGKTDAFGEWTSRRPWKERKRLAKAKDGIASLPVAGSEYPELIFYGTHSGIVGLSKTELYKKMDGDEISTCGYDKILVDAECTHDGSVRHVQKFENWGWQTFQRRVLNAERTDSLTTLQLKLLRNGFQLLKIGGFLVYSTCSLTAAQNEDIVEQFLSENAFAELQEIESAKQWPCRSGGMAKTLRFDPLTSQTSGLFVAKFTKLAS from the exons atggataACGTATCGGAACTGGACTTGCCGGAGGCCTTCCTTGATTTTCTTGAAGCGAACGGGTTGGACCCGTCGATTTACGTCGCAGGTGACTGTATTCCTCGCTATGTAAG GTTGAAGCCTGGTAGAGCCGCTTATGTGGAAGAGATTGAAGCTGAGATTAAGTGTAAGCTTGAGAAAGTAGGTTGGTTGCCTGGTTTTTATTCGCTTCCGCCTGATATTCAGATTGCTAACACAAAGGCTTACAAGGAAGGAAAGGTAGCCGTGATTTTGCAGTTATTCGCTGGAGTTTCCAAGACCTGCTGTTCTGTTTTTCCGC CTTCCGGAGCTGCTGTTGCAGCATTGGATATCTCTACCGGTGATCATGTCCTTGATCTATGTGCTGCTCCTG GTGCTAAACTTTGTATGATATTGGACCTCCTTGGTGATTCGGGTTCTGTAACGGGTGTTGATGTTGCAAGACATCGCCTAGCTGCTTGTAGAACCATGCTGCAGAAATATGCACTGGGTGATAAGTGTCGTCTTTTCATTGCTGATGGCACAACATTTTCCCTCCTACCTCCAAGGAACCATTCATATTCCAAATCAT ATGAATCAGCATGGGAAGGAAAAACAGATGCATTTGGGGAATGGACTTCCAGGAGACCatggaaagaaaggaaaaggctGGCGAAAGCAAAGGATGGTATTGCTTCACTACCAGTTGCAGGCAGTGAATATCCTGAACTAATTTTTTATGGGACTCATTCTGGCATAGTTGGACTGAGTAAAACTGAATTATACAAAAAGATGGATGGTGATGAAATTTCTACCTGTGGATATGACAAG ATCCTTGTAGATGCGGAGTGCACCCATGATGGGTCAGTTCGCCACGTCCAAAAGTTTGAGAATTGGGGCTGGCAAACTTTTCAACGCCGTGTATTGAATGCAGAGAGAACTGATAGCCTGACCACTCTTCAG TTAAAGCTACTCAGGAATGGTTTTCAGTTGCTAAAAATTGGGGGCTTTCTTGTATACAGCACTTGCAG TCTTACAGCTGCTCAGAATGAAGATATAGTAGAGCAGTTCCTCTCAGAAAATGCTTTTGCTG AGCTCCAGGAGATAGAGTCGGCCAAGCAATGGCCTTGTAGGAGTGGGGGGATGGCAAAGACGTTGCGCTTTGATCCTTTGACATCACAAACTAGTGGACTGTTTGTAGCAAAGTTCACCAAACTGGCTTCATAA
- the LOC120015365 gene encoding ribosomal RNA small subunit methyltransferase B isoform X2, producing the protein MDNVSELDLPEAFLDFLEANGLDPSIYVAGDCIPRYVRLKPGRAAYVEEIEAEIKCKLEKVGWLPGFYSLPPDIQIANTKAYKEGKIYGIDAASGAAVAALDISTGDHVLDLCAAPGAKLCMILDLLGDSGSVTGVDVARHRLAACRTMLQKYALGDKCRLFIADGTTFSLLPPRNHSYSKSYESAWEGKTDAFGEWTSRRPWKERKRLAKAKDGIASLPVAGSEYPELIFYGTHSGIVGLSKTELYKKMDGDEISTCGYDKILVDAECTHDGSVRHVQKFENWGWQTFQRRVLNAERTDSLTTLQLKLLRNGFQLLKIGGFLVYSTCSLTAAQNEDIVEQFLSENAFAELQEIESAKQWPCRSGGMAKTLRFDPLTSQTSGLFVAKFTKLAS; encoded by the exons atggataACGTATCGGAACTGGACTTGCCGGAGGCCTTCCTTGATTTTCTTGAAGCGAACGGGTTGGACCCGTCGATTTACGTCGCAGGTGACTGTATTCCTCGCTATGTAAG GTTGAAGCCTGGTAGAGCCGCTTATGTGGAAGAGATTGAAGCTGAGATTAAGTGTAAGCTTGAGAAAGTAGGTTGGTTGCCTGGTTTTTATTCGCTTCCGCCTGATATTCAGATTGCTAACACAAAGGCTTACAAGGAAGGAAAG ATTTACGGGATTGATGCAGCTTCCGGAGCTGCTGTTGCAGCATTGGATATCTCTACCGGTGATCATGTCCTTGATCTATGTGCTGCTCCTG GTGCTAAACTTTGTATGATATTGGACCTCCTTGGTGATTCGGGTTCTGTAACGGGTGTTGATGTTGCAAGACATCGCCTAGCTGCTTGTAGAACCATGCTGCAGAAATATGCACTGGGTGATAAGTGTCGTCTTTTCATTGCTGATGGCACAACATTTTCCCTCCTACCTCCAAGGAACCATTCATATTCCAAATCAT ATGAATCAGCATGGGAAGGAAAAACAGATGCATTTGGGGAATGGACTTCCAGGAGACCatggaaagaaaggaaaaggctGGCGAAAGCAAAGGATGGTATTGCTTCACTACCAGTTGCAGGCAGTGAATATCCTGAACTAATTTTTTATGGGACTCATTCTGGCATAGTTGGACTGAGTAAAACTGAATTATACAAAAAGATGGATGGTGATGAAATTTCTACCTGTGGATATGACAAG ATCCTTGTAGATGCGGAGTGCACCCATGATGGGTCAGTTCGCCACGTCCAAAAGTTTGAGAATTGGGGCTGGCAAACTTTTCAACGCCGTGTATTGAATGCAGAGAGAACTGATAGCCTGACCACTCTTCAG TTAAAGCTACTCAGGAATGGTTTTCAGTTGCTAAAAATTGGGGGCTTTCTTGTATACAGCACTTGCAG TCTTACAGCTGCTCAGAATGAAGATATAGTAGAGCAGTTCCTCTCAGAAAATGCTTTTGCTG AGCTCCAGGAGATAGAGTCGGCCAAGCAATGGCCTTGTAGGAGTGGGGGGATGGCAAAGACGTTGCGCTTTGATCCTTTGACATCACAAACTAGTGGACTGTTTGTAGCAAAGTTCACCAAACTGGCTTCATAA